A single genomic interval of Paenibacillus macerans harbors:
- a CDS encoding chemotaxis protein CheA → MAERENSDPLLEVYLHENSQLLEQLEQIILECEELNAFPSAAIHDIFRIMHTIKGSSTMMNFDNIAALSHIMEDLFAFIREHQPRLADCTALSELVLQGGDFIKLELYKIRQGDSPDGDASSLKSSITGYLEELKAAQHAGPAVSPLQGPETGKRQDGEVSPSDAHLKAVLYFDDDYNMENVRAYQVVHSLQEMTEHFAYWPEDIAENPETASLIREQGFQILFRNGESADTVAAYLSQAPSLKHLEMINLPEQSRAEPEAETAAAAETLQPIPEAEARTGESTAAHSAAHAAALSTDAAPASPSEPGAAEPSQVPGAAARTSQPPEAKTQDIARANASQHSSFISVNLAKLDELMDLVGELVIAESMVTQNPELAGLELEQFQKAARHLRKITGEIQDKVMSIRMVPLVNTFQKMNRIVRDMCRKQDKSVRLELLGEDTEVDKNIIEHISDPIMHLVRNAIDHGIETPEERLAAGKEESATLTLEAKNVGNEVFIIVRDDGRGLNKAKILQRARERQMLFKDESEMSDREIYNLIFLPGFSTKEVITEYSGRGVGMDVVMRNIESVGGNVSVDSAAGEGTTITIRIPLTLAIIDGMNVKVGKARYTIPTTAIKESFRAAPGSVVTDPDGNEMVMVRGQCYGVLRLYERYKVKTEITAMEDGILIMVEQDGTPFCVFADELLGQQQVVVKSLPAYIRKIRNIGGLAGCTMLGDGSISLILDVGGLVKASAS, encoded by the coding sequence ATGGCAGAACGAGAGAATAGCGATCCGTTATTAGAGGTCTATCTTCACGAGAATTCGCAACTGCTCGAGCAGTTGGAACAGATCATCCTGGAATGCGAAGAGCTTAACGCTTTTCCGTCCGCCGCCATCCACGACATTTTCCGTATTATGCACACGATCAAAGGCTCCTCCACGATGATGAATTTCGATAACATCGCGGCTTTGTCGCACATCATGGAAGATCTGTTTGCGTTTATCCGCGAACATCAGCCCCGCTTGGCCGATTGCACGGCGTTGTCCGAGCTGGTGCTGCAGGGCGGCGATTTCATTAAGCTTGAGCTGTATAAGATCAGGCAGGGCGATTCTCCCGACGGGGACGCATCTTCGCTGAAAAGCAGCATTACCGGATATTTGGAAGAACTAAAAGCCGCACAGCATGCCGGGCCGGCAGTTTCCCCTCTTCAAGGCCCCGAAACCGGCAAACGTCAGGATGGTGAGGTCTCCCCCTCCGACGCTCATTTAAAAGCCGTTCTTTATTTTGATGACGATTACAACATGGAGAATGTTCGGGCATATCAAGTCGTTCACAGCCTGCAGGAAATGACCGAGCATTTCGCCTACTGGCCCGAGGACATTGCCGAAAATCCCGAAACAGCCTCGCTCATAAGAGAGCAGGGCTTCCAAATTCTGTTCCGGAACGGCGAATCCGCGGACACGGTAGCTGCTTACCTGTCGCAGGCGCCATCCTTAAAGCATTTGGAAATGATCAATTTGCCGGAACAAAGCCGGGCAGAGCCTGAGGCAGAGACGGCCGCCGCGGCAGAGACGCTTCAGCCGATACCCGAAGCGGAAGCGCGAACAGGAGAGTCTACGGCGGCACATTCTGCAGCGCACGCAGCAGCACTTTCTACGGACGCCGCACCTGCCTCCCCTTCCGAGCCGGGCGCCGCCGAACCCTCCCAGGTGCCGGGAGCGGCTGCCCGCACTTCGCAGCCGCCGGAGGCCAAAACGCAGGATATTGCCAGAGCTAATGCCTCGCAGCATTCCAGTTTCATCAGCGTGAATTTGGCCAAGCTCGACGAGTTGATGGACCTGGTCGGCGAGCTCGTCATCGCCGAATCGATGGTCACGCAAAACCCGGAATTAGCCGGACTGGAGCTTGAACAGTTTCAGAAGGCCGCCCGGCATCTGCGGAAGATCACCGGCGAAATCCAAGACAAGGTGATGTCGATCCGCATGGTGCCGCTGGTTAATACGTTCCAAAAAATGAACCGCATCGTACGGGATATGTGCAGAAAACAGGATAAATCAGTCCGCTTGGAACTGCTTGGCGAGGATACGGAAGTGGACAAAAACATCATCGAGCACATCTCCGATCCGATCATGCACCTTGTACGGAACGCGATCGACCACGGCATCGAAACGCCGGAGGAACGCCTGGCAGCGGGCAAGGAAGAATCCGCGACGTTGACCCTTGAAGCGAAAAACGTCGGCAACGAGGTGTTCATTATCGTGCGCGACGACGGCAGGGGGCTGAACAAAGCGAAAATTTTACAGCGCGCCCGCGAGCGGCAAATGCTGTTCAAGGACGAATCGGAGATGAGCGACCGCGAGATTTACAACTTGATTTTTCTCCCCGGCTTCTCCACGAAAGAGGTCATTACCGAGTATAGCGGGCGCGGGGTCGGCATGGATGTCGTGATGCGCAATATCGAAAGCGTTGGCGGGAATGTGTCGGTGGACAGCGCGGCAGGCGAAGGAACGACGATTACGATCCGCATTCCGCTGACGCTGGCGATTATCGACGGCATGAACGTGAAGGTGGGGAAGGCGAGATATACGATCCCGACGACGGCGATCAAGGAATCGTTCCGCGCCGCCCCCGGCAGCGTGGTCACCGATCCCGACGGCAACGAAATGGTCATGGTGCGCGGGCAGTGCTACGGAGTACTGCGCCTTTACGAACGCTATAAGGTCAAGACCGAGATTACCGCGATGGAAGACGGGATTTTGATCATGGTGGAGCAGGACGGCACGCCGTTTTGCGTTTTTGCCGACGAATTGCTCGGGCAGCAGCAGGTTGTGGTCAAGAGCTTGCCGGCGTATATCCGTAAAATCCGGAACATCGGGGGCTTGGCCGGCTGCACGATGCTCGGGGACGGAAGCATCAGCCTGATCCTCGATGTCGGGGGACTCGTCAAGGCATCGGCATCATAG
- a CDS encoding chemotaxis protein CheW — MANQEASLPLEQDDDTQKGKFLTFMIGSDVYGIEIKFVTEIIGIQAITEVPELPEHIRGIINLRGKIIPVMDVRLRFKKPFREYNDRTCIIVVDMKDISIGLIVDSVAEVVTIAEEDIVPPPEIKSGSQQGFIKGVGKVGGEVKLLLDGDKLLHHDEAENLSQL; from the coding sequence ATGGCGAATCAAGAGGCAAGCCTGCCGCTGGAGCAGGACGACGACACGCAGAAAGGAAAGTTCCTCACGTTTATGATCGGGAGCGATGTTTACGGCATCGAAATCAAATTCGTCACCGAAATCATCGGCATCCAGGCGATTACCGAGGTGCCGGAGTTGCCGGAGCATATCCGCGGCATCATCAATTTGCGCGGCAAAATCATTCCGGTCATGGACGTGAGGCTGCGCTTCAAAAAGCCGTTCCGGGAGTATAACGACCGGACCTGCATCATCGTCGTGGATATGAAGGACATTTCGATCGGGCTGATCGTCGACAGCGTCGCCGAGGTCGTCACGATTGCGGAAGAGGATATCGTTCCTCCGCCGGAGATCAAAAGCGGCAGCCAGCAAGGTTTTATCAAAGGGGTCGGAAAAGTCGGCGGCGAAGTCAAGCTGCTGCTGGACGGCGACAAGCTGCTTCATCATGATGAAGCGGAAAATTTAAGTCAACTGTAA
- a CDS encoding methyl-accepting chemotaxis protein — MMKLTIKARLILSFSLLVLSLVGLGVYSINSLNQVNQQSTVISDTWLPAMDAAHVMNTATSDYRTTELRIILAENDPQGLKEMKERLNNKVQELQQLMTGYEEQTQNDEEAARLYNVFKQEWAGYLQISDQIIGLVDQHKEAEALELMSGTSEKEFDQASNALLDLVKYNQTNSQKASDDGDKAYAGTVAIMTTIIIVMTLIAIGLAFLIVLGITKPIRKLSEAADELALGNVNINVETKSKDEIGQLMLSFARMIASIREQAQAVEMVASGDLTVQVKVRSENDLMGKKIQEMIERNNEILTSINTAADQVASGSKQVSDSSIALSQGATEQASSVEELTASLEEISSQTKLNAQNANEANKLAADSKNSALQGNEQMKDMLAAMREINDASSNISKIIKVIDEIAFQTNILALNAAVEAARAGQHGKGFAVVAEEVRNLAARSANAAKETTDMIEGSIDKVQEGTRIADQTAAALQSIVGDIEKVANLVGDIAMASTEQAAAITQINQGISQVSQVIQTNSATSEESAAASEELSSQAALLKQQVAQFKLKRSGYGGFAGYNGSLEELNPEVLRVLENMGPKERNHEPSGASAVPKILLSDSEFGKY, encoded by the coding sequence ATGATGAAGCTAACGATCAAAGCAAGATTAATCCTGTCCTTTAGTCTTTTGGTTCTCTCCCTGGTCGGCCTCGGAGTGTATTCGATCAATTCGTTAAACCAAGTGAATCAGCAGTCCACGGTCATCAGCGATACATGGCTCCCGGCGATGGATGCGGCCCATGTCATGAACACGGCCACTTCCGATTACCGGACCACCGAATTGCGGATTATTTTGGCGGAGAACGACCCGCAGGGATTGAAAGAGATGAAAGAGCGTTTAAATAATAAAGTCCAGGAATTGCAGCAGCTGATGACCGGTTACGAGGAGCAGACCCAAAACGACGAAGAGGCCGCCCGGCTGTATAACGTGTTTAAACAGGAGTGGGCCGGTTATTTGCAGATCAGCGACCAAATCATCGGATTGGTCGATCAGCATAAAGAGGCCGAAGCGCTGGAGCTCATGAGCGGAACCTCCGAGAAGGAATTCGATCAGGCTTCAAACGCTTTGCTCGATTTGGTGAAATACAATCAAACGAATTCGCAAAAAGCGAGCGACGATGGCGATAAAGCTTACGCCGGCACGGTCGCCATCATGACTACGATCATTATCGTTATGACGCTGATCGCCATCGGCCTGGCTTTCCTGATCGTCCTCGGCATCACGAAGCCGATCCGCAAGCTGTCCGAGGCGGCCGATGAGCTGGCGCTGGGCAATGTAAACATCAACGTGGAGACGAAGAGCAAGGACGAGATCGGTCAATTGATGTTGTCGTTTGCCCGCATGATCGCCAGCATCCGCGAGCAGGCCCAGGCGGTGGAGATGGTGGCGAGCGGGGATCTGACCGTGCAGGTGAAGGTAAGGTCGGAAAACGATCTGATGGGTAAAAAAATCCAGGAAATGATCGAACGCAACAACGAGATATTGACCAGCATCAATACGGCCGCGGACCAGGTGGCTTCCGGCTCGAAGCAGGTGTCCGATTCCAGCATCGCGCTGTCGCAAGGGGCCACCGAGCAAGCCAGCTCGGTCGAGGAACTGACCGCCTCGCTGGAGGAGATCTCCTCGCAGACGAAGCTGAACGCGCAAAACGCGAACGAAGCGAACAAGCTCGCGGCCGATTCGAAAAACAGCGCGCTCCAGGGCAACGAGCAGATGAAGGACATGCTGGCGGCGATGCGCGAAATCAACGACGCTTCCAGCAACATTTCGAAAATCATCAAAGTCATCGACGAAATTGCTTTCCAGACGAACATTTTGGCGCTCAACGCCGCCGTGGAAGCCGCCCGGGCCGGCCAGCACGGCAAAGGCTTCGCCGTCGTGGCGGAGGAGGTCCGCAACCTTGCGGCCCGCTCGGCGAATGCGGCCAAGGAAACGACGGATATGATCGAAGGCTCGATCGACAAAGTGCAGGAAGGCACGAGAATCGCCGACCAGACGGCCGCAGCGCTGCAGTCGATCGTGGGCGACATCGAAAAGGTGGCCAACCTGGTTGGCGATATCGCGATGGCCTCGACGGAGCAGGCGGCCGCGATCACGCAAATCAACCAAGGCATCTCGCAGGTGTCCCAGGTCATCCAAACCAACTCGGCGACCTCGGAGGAAAGCGCCGCCGCCAGCGAGGAGCTGTCCAGCCAGGCGGCTCTCCTGAAGCAGCAGGTTGCGCAGTTTAAGCTGAAGCGCAGCGGATACGGAGGTTTTGCGGGATACAACGGCAGCCTCGAGGAATTGAATCCCGAAGTGCTTCGCGTCCTGGAAAACATGGGTCCAAAAGAGCGGAATCACGAGCCTTCCGGCGCTTCCGCGGTGCCCAAGATTCTCCTCAGCGACTCGGAATTCGGTAAATATTGA
- a CDS encoding WIAG-tail domain produces the protein MRKGKGTKSGRARKSSLYYVDNPDMNELMLLEERRAARPEEAKEIKIHQSASSLLSAPGEEELELPSSEKEAVEDLLPGKEAIAAPLPKKEAAAAPQPGKEAMTFPPPWQEAPEYPTGERVPQVQDKPVDKNVLKQEMGIIYTDDIMDAAVTGEKIAPHTIDASRIMRGSIGTAWIADYAVDTIKLADGAVTSSKLAPLSVTGSHLVDSAIEGRAIKDRSVGGEKLADGSITSDKLADRVIAGEKLADGSIESRHLSEWIVTTNLIQNQAVTSEKIRSGAIESVNLANGAVDTSKLGDESVTTSKLRDGAVTSAKLREGAVESRHLAKNTITASHLAPGLIGGEMLAPASVGTKQLREGSVGTGHICDQAVESRHIRSGSVGTAHLQPGSVGAEQLADGSVKGRHLADKSILSTKLSDQSIGTAQIVEQAVTSSKIADQSILPGKIADEAVQTRHLAKSAVHSPQLAPSSVTGMHLAPASVQGEHVLPESIQEWHLADGAVTGEKLAFGEIAGHHLAEGVITAAHLQPGSITADKLTEDSVTSRSLAPGAVTGYAIGPRQVSSEHLAPGAIQNIHLAKQSIDGSLLQNGAIREEHLGAGSIFSPHLQDHAVTSLKLSPESVTTDKLGDLAVTTAKMADGNVTAAKIAPQAIQPRHLAPGAVQSECLAPGAVLPLHLADNAVSSAHLQTHAVDENHLASGAVSPRVLQDGAVSAGKLAAEAVQARHLAEESVEGRHIGEAVVASRHLAPETIDFWHLSPELQQSGLLPEDGVDGEDIQPLSIERSHLQSGAVDADVLAGEAVGSEHLQKGAVQSGHIASEAVQSDHLAQEAVQAEHLAEESVEGRHIGEGAIVSRHIAAEAIDFWHLSAELQQSGLLPEDGIDGKDVKLSSIGRAHLQSGAVDADVLAGESVGGEHLQRGVVQSGHIAAEAVRSAHLAPEAIRSLHLAEASVEGRHIEEAAIASRHLAPEAIESEHLSAELLRSGLLPADGIDGKDIHPLSISRVHLQSGAVDGDVLAEESVGGEHLRRGAVQSGHLAAEAVQSDHLASGAVRAQHLAEASVEGRHIGKAAVASGHLAPEVVEGFHLSAELLRSGLLPADGIGGEDIHPLSISRAHLQSRAVDADVLAAESVGAEHLQRSAVQSRNLAAESVQSAHLAPEIVRSLHLAKESIEGRHIEDAAIASRHIAPEAIESAHLSAELQRSGLLPAEGIDGEDIHPMSIGRAQLKSGAVDGEVLAAESVGSGHLQRKAVQSGHLAAESVQGAHLAPEAVGPQHLAEASIEGRHIGEAAIASRHIAREAIGSTHLSAELQRSGLLPAEGIDGEDIHPTSIGRVQLKPGAVDGEVLAEGAVGGEHLRRGAVQSEHLAAESVQGAHLAAEAVGPQHLAQGSVEGWHIGEAAIASRHIAAESVQGAHLAPESVRALHLAKESVEGRHIEEAAIASRHIGPESIDVWHLSAELLRNGLLPEEGIDGEDIHPLSIGRVHLQAEAVDGEVLAAESVGGEHLQRGAVQSGHLAAESVQSAHLAPESVRALHLAKESVEGRHIEEAAIASRHIGPESIDVWHLSAELQRNGLLPEKGIGGEDIQPLSIDRVHLQAGVVDADILAEESVGGEHLQQGAVQSGHIANAAVGSAQLADEAIASRHLKTGAVGAEHLAFTPVQTLLDQPAKQLFGMSAFLLQRDEAETQVKIEFEEPFANPNFVIVAMTNHSAFYATLSEQTQESAVITISRLKESHVHYGFVMWIAIGNAH, from the coding sequence TTGAGAAAAGGCAAAGGCACAAAATCCGGCAGGGCGAGAAAATCCTCACTCTACTATGTGGATAATCCGGATATGAACGAGTTAATGTTGTTGGAAGAAAGGAGAGCGGCACGGCCGGAGGAGGCAAAGGAAATAAAAATTCATCAGAGCGCCTCTTCGCTATTGTCCGCCCCCGGAGAGGAAGAACTGGAACTCCCTTCATCCGAAAAGGAGGCGGTAGAAGACCTTCTGCCCGGGAAGGAGGCGATTGCGGCCCCTCTGCCCAAGAAAGAGGCGGCGGCAGCTCCCCAGCCCGGGAAGGAAGCGATGACATTTCCTCCGCCTTGGCAGGAAGCGCCGGAATACCCTACCGGCGAGCGTGTGCCGCAGGTACAAGACAAACCGGTAGATAAAAACGTCCTGAAACAGGAAATGGGAATTATTTATACGGATGATATTATGGATGCGGCGGTAACCGGGGAAAAAATCGCGCCCCATACGATCGACGCTTCGCGGATTATGCGCGGCAGTATCGGTACCGCCTGGATCGCCGATTATGCAGTGGACACCATCAAATTGGCCGACGGAGCCGTCACTTCGAGCAAGCTTGCCCCTTTGTCCGTAACCGGCAGCCATCTGGTGGACAGCGCGATCGAGGGCAGAGCGATCAAGGATCGCTCCGTCGGCGGGGAAAAGCTGGCGGACGGCAGCATCACCTCGGATAAATTGGCCGACCGGGTCATCGCCGGGGAGAAGCTGGCGGACGGTTCCATCGAAAGCCGGCATTTAAGCGAATGGATCGTCACGACCAATTTGATTCAGAATCAAGCGGTGACAAGCGAAAAAATCCGCAGCGGGGCGATCGAATCGGTCAACCTGGCGAACGGAGCCGTGGATACCTCCAAACTGGGCGATGAATCGGTTACGACGTCCAAGCTGCGCGACGGCGCTGTGACGAGCGCCAAGCTGCGGGAAGGCGCGGTGGAAAGCCGGCATCTGGCGAAAAACACCATAACCGCCAGCCACCTCGCTCCCGGACTGATCGGCGGCGAGATGCTGGCTCCCGCCAGCGTCGGCACCAAGCAGCTGCGGGAGGGAAGCGTCGGTACCGGCCATATCTGCGACCAGGCGGTCGAATCCCGCCATATTCGCTCGGGAAGCGTCGGCACCGCCCATTTGCAGCCCGGTAGCGTCGGAGCGGAGCAGTTGGCGGACGGTTCGGTTAAAGGCCGGCATTTGGCCGACAAATCGATCCTGTCTACGAAATTGTCCGATCAATCCATCGGCACCGCGCAAATCGTCGAACAGGCCGTCACTTCGTCCAAAATCGCCGATCAGAGCATTTTGCCGGGGAAAATCGCCGACGAGGCCGTGCAGACCCGCCATCTGGCCAAATCCGCGGTCCATTCGCCGCAGCTGGCGCCATCTTCCGTCACCGGAATGCATTTGGCGCCTGCCTCGGTCCAAGGAGAGCATGTATTGCCGGAATCGATTCAGGAATGGCATCTGGCGGATGGGGCCGTCACGGGAGAAAAGCTGGCTTTCGGCGAGATTGCCGGACATCACCTGGCGGAGGGCGTGATTACGGCGGCCCACCTTCAGCCCGGCAGCATCACCGCCGACAAGCTCACGGAGGACAGCGTGACCAGCCGCAGCCTGGCTCCGGGCGCGGTGACGGGATACGCGATCGGCCCTCGCCAGGTGTCGTCGGAGCATTTGGCCCCGGGTGCGATTCAAAACATTCATCTGGCCAAACAGAGCATTGACGGCAGCCTGCTGCAGAACGGGGCTATCCGGGAGGAGCATTTGGGGGCCGGATCGATCTTTTCTCCGCATTTGCAGGATCATGCGGTCACGTCCCTGAAGCTGTCGCCGGAAAGCGTTACGACCGACAAACTGGGCGATCTGGCGGTAACCACCGCCAAAATGGCCGACGGCAACGTGACGGCCGCAAAAATCGCCCCGCAGGCTATCCAGCCCCGGCATCTGGCTCCGGGCGCCGTGCAGTCGGAGTGTCTGGCCCCGGGTGCAGTTTTACCCTTGCATCTGGCGGATAACGCTGTCTCCTCGGCGCATCTGCAAACGCATGCCGTTGACGAGAATCATCTTGCTTCCGGAGCCGTTTCGCCGCGGGTGCTGCAGGATGGCGCCGTTTCGGCCGGAAAATTGGCCGCCGAAGCGGTCCAGGCGCGGCATCTGGCGGAGGAAAGCGTCGAGGGCCGGCATATCGGCGAGGCGGTGGTCGCATCGCGCCATCTCGCGCCCGAAACGATCGACTTCTGGCATCTGTCGCCCGAACTGCAGCAAAGCGGACTGTTGCCGGAAGACGGTGTCGACGGGGAGGATATCCAGCCGCTGTCGATCGAGCGGTCGCATCTGCAGTCCGGGGCCGTGGATGCCGATGTGCTGGCCGGGGAAGCGGTTGGTTCCGAGCATCTGCAAAAGGGGGCGGTGCAAAGCGGCCACATCGCCAGTGAGGCCGTTCAGAGCGACCACCTGGCGCAAGAGGCGGTGCAAGCGGAGCATCTGGCGGAGGAGAGCGTAGAAGGCCGGCACATCGGTGAAGGGGCGATCGTATCCCGCCATATTGCGGCCGAAGCAATCGACTTCTGGCATTTGTCGGCCGAATTGCAGCAAAGCGGGCTGCTGCCGGAAGACGGAATCGATGGGAAGGATGTAAAACTCTCATCGATAGGCCGGGCGCATCTGCAGTCCGGAGCCGTGGATGCCGATGTGCTGGCCGGGGAGTCGGTTGGCGGCGAGCATTTACAGCGGGGCGTCGTGCAAAGCGGGCATATCGCCGCCGAGGCCGTGCGAAGCGCGCATCTGGCCCCTGAGGCCATACGTTCGCTGCATTTGGCGGAAGCCAGCGTAGAGGGGCGGCATATCGAAGAAGCGGCGATCGCATCGCGCCACCTCGCGCCCGAAGCGATCGAGAGTGAGCACCTGTCGGCCGAACTGCTGCGAAGCGGGCTGCTGCCGGCAGACGGGATCGATGGAAAGGATATTCATCCGTTATCGATATCCCGAGTGCATCTGCAGTCCGGAGCCGTGGACGGCGACGTACTGGCGGAAGAGTCCGTCGGCGGCGAGCATCTGCGGCGGGGCGCGGTGCAAAGCGGACATCTCGCCGCCGAGGCCGTACAAAGCGATCATTTGGCCTCCGGGGCCGTACGTGCGCAGCATCTGGCGGAGGCCAGCGTAGAGGGGCGGCATATCGGCAAAGCGGCGGTCGCATCGGGGCATCTCGCACCCGAAGTGGTCGAAGGCTTTCACCTGTCGGCCGAACTGCTGCGAAGCGGGCTGCTGCCGGCAGACGGGATCGGTGGGGAGGATATTCATCCCTTGTCGATAAGCCGGGCACATCTGCAGTCCAGAGCCGTGGATGCCGACGTGCTGGCCGCGGAGTCGGTCGGTGCCGAGCATCTTCAGCGGAGCGCGGTGCAAAGCAGGAATCTCGCCGCGGAGTCGGTGCAGAGCGCCCATTTGGCTCCCGAGATCGTAAGATCGCTGCATCTGGCGAAGGAGAGCATAGAGGGACGGCACATCGAGGATGCAGCGATCGCATCCCGCCACATTGCGCCCGAAGCGATCGAGAGTGCGCACCTGTCGGCCGAATTGCAGCGAAGCGGGCTGCTGCCGGCAGAAGGGATCGACGGGGAGGATATTCATCCCATGTCGATAGGCCGGGCACAGCTTAAGTCCGGAGCCGTGGACGGCGAGGTGCTGGCCGCGGAGTCGGTCGGCAGCGGGCATTTGCAGCGGAAGGCGGTGCAAAGCGGACATCTCGCCGCAGAGTCGGTGCAGGGCGCTCATCTGGCTCCTGAAGCCGTAGGGCCGCAGCATTTGGCCGAGGCTAGCATAGAGGGGCGGCATATTGGGGAAGCGGCGATCGCATCGCGCCACATTGCGCGCGAAGCGATCGGGAGTACGCACCTGTCGGCCGAACTGCAGCGAAGCGGGCTGCTGCCGGCAGAAGGGATCGACGGGGAGGACATTCATCCGACGTCGATAGGCCGGGTACAGCTTAAGCCCGGAGCCGTGGACGGCGAGGTGCTGGCCGAGGGAGCGGTTGGCGGCGAGCATCTGCGGCGGGGCGCGGTGCAAAGCGAACACCTCGCCGCGGAGTCGGTGCAGGGCGCTCATCTGGCCGCTGAAGCCGTAGGGCCGCAGCATCTGGCACAGGGGAGCGTAGAGGGATGGCATATTGGCGAAGCGGCGATCGCATCGCGTCACATAGCCGCAGAGTCGGTGCAGGGCGCTCATTTGGCCCCTGAGTCTGTACGGGCGTTGCATCTGGCGAAGGAGAGCGTGGAAGGCCGGCATATCGAGGAAGCGGCGATCGCATCCCGCCACATCGGCCCCGAGTCGATCGATGTCTGGCATCTGTCGGCCGAACTGCTGCGAAACGGGCTGCTGCCGGAAGAAGGGATCGACGGGGAGGATATTCATCCGCTGTCGATAGGCCGGGTTCATCTGCAGGCTGAAGCCGTAGACGGCGAGGTGCTGGCCGCGGAGTCGGTCGGCGGCGAGCATCTGCAGCGGGGAGCAGTGCAAAGCGGGCATCTCGCCGCAGAGTCGGTGCAGAGCGCTCATTTGGCTCCTGAGTCCGTGCGGGCACTGCATCTGGCGAAGGAGAGTGTGGAAGGCCGACATATCGAGGAGGCGGCGATCGCATCCCGCCACATCGGTCCCGAGTCGATCGATGTCTGGCATCTGTCGGCCGAACTGCAGCGAAACGGGCTGCTGCCGGAAAAAGGGATCGGCGGCGAGGACATTCAGCCATTGTCGATAGATCGGGTACACCTTCAGGCCGGTGTTGTGGATGCCGACATTCTGGCCGAGGAGTCGGTCGGCGGCGAGCATCTGCAGCAGGGAGCGGTGCAAAGCGGGCATATTGCAAACGCGGCGGTCGGCAGCGCACAGCTTGCCGATGAAGCGATTGCCTCGCGCCACCTGAAAACCGGCGCGGTCGGCGCGGAGCACCTTGCCTTTACTCCGGTCCAGACGCTGCTGGATCAGCCGGCCAAACAGCTGTTTGGAATGTCGGCGTTTTTGTTGCAGCGCGATGAGGCCGAAACGCAAGTGAAGATTGAATTTGAAGAGCCGTTTGCTAATCCTAACTTTGTTATCGTTGCAATGACGAACCATTCGGCTTTTTACGCCACGCTAAGCGAACAAACTCAAGAATCGGCCGTCATTACGATTTCCAGGCTGAAGGAAAGCCATGTCCACTACGGCTTCGTCATGTGGATTGCCATCGGAAACGCGCATTAG
- a CDS encoding CheR family methyltransferase, which yields MVRITNQEFRQLSDYIRLHYGIHLKEEKQALVMGRLNNVLMSKNFTSFKAYFEYIVSDRTGEAVMTLVDKITTNHTFFMRENDHFQFFRDKVLPYLEATVKDKDLRVWSAGCSSGEEPYTLAMLMDEYFARNKPLWDSQVLATDISRQILDKAQRGVYANEDIAVLPPAWRMKYFTGVDQMHSVVSDKLKKEVIFRKFNLMEPAFPFKRKFHVIFCRNVMIYFDAPTKQALVDKFYRHLEPGGYLFIGHSESLQRETTPFKYVMPAVYRKE from the coding sequence ATGGTCCGCATTACGAACCAGGAGTTTCGGCAGCTGTCGGATTACATCCGGCTCCATTACGGGATTCATCTCAAGGAAGAGAAGCAGGCGCTGGTGATGGGCAGGCTGAACAACGTATTGATGAGCAAAAACTTCACCAGCTTTAAGGCCTATTTCGAATATATCGTCTCCGACCGAACCGGAGAGGCGGTCATGACGCTGGTGGACAAAATCACGACGAACCACACGTTTTTTATGCGGGAAAACGATCATTTTCAGTTTTTTCGCGACAAGGTGCTCCCTTACCTGGAAGCCACGGTGAAGGACAAGGACCTCCGCGTTTGGAGCGCGGGGTGCTCCTCGGGGGAGGAACCCTATACGCTGGCGATGCTGATGGATGAATATTTTGCCCGGAACAAGCCGCTGTGGGATTCGCAGGTGCTGGCGACCGATATTTCGCGGCAAATTTTGGACAAAGCGCAGAGAGGCGTTTACGCCAATGAAGATATCGCCGTTCTTCCTCCCGCCTGGCGAATGAAATATTTCACCGGGGTGGATCAAATGCACAGCGTCGTATCCGATAAATTAAAAAAAGAGGTTATTTTCCGCAAATTCAATTTGATGGAACCGGCGTTTCCTTTTAAGCGGAAGTTTCACGTCATTTTTTGCCGGAACGTCATGATCTATTTCGATGCGCCTACCAAGCAGGCTTTGGTGGACAAGTTTTACAGGCATTTGGAGCCGGGCGGCTATTTGTTCATCGGCCATTCCGAATCGCTGCAGCGGGAAACGACGCCGTTCAAATACGTGATGCCCGCAGTTTATCGTAAAGAATAA